The DNA window ACGAGCAGCGGCGACGAATGCCAACGCAACACCGGTGTTTCCGCTGGTTGGCTCGACGAGTTCTACACCAGGTTTAAGCGTTCCTGCCTTCTCGGCTTCCCAAATCATATTTGCACCGATTCGGCATTTCACGCTGAAACTTGGGTTGCGCGATTCAATCTTGGCTAACACTTTGCCTTTACTGACTTTGTTCAAACGAACGAGAGGAGTATTGCCGATGGTCAGAGAGTTGTCTTCGTAGATTTTGCTCATGGTGATGTTCCTTCATTACACGTTTAGTGAATATGGCAAAAGAATATGCTGGTTATAAACAACGGAAAAGGATTAAAAAGTTATATCTTATGAGGGCGGGCGCTGTTGGAACGAAATATTGCCAGACGAGGCAAACTCACTCATCTGGCACAAGATCAACGCTTAAACTCATTCACCCACATGGCCGTTGCGCCGCATACAGCTATGGGCATGACGAAGAGGTTCAAAATCGGGATAGAAGTGAATATCGAAACCACCGCACCAAAGGTGTAGGCTTTGGTTTGATTTTGTTTCAAAGTGTTTCTCATGTCGTTGAAAGGCACTTTGTGATTATCAAACGGATAGTCACAATATTGAATGGCAAGCATCCAAGCTGTGAAGATAAACCATAGCACTGGGCCGAGCGTTTGCCCGAGTGCAGGGATCAGCAGCAGGATAAATAAACCAATCACTTTCGGTAGAACATAAAGAAGCTTACGCCACTCACGGGCGAGTGCGCGAGGAACGTCTTTGAGCACCGCCGTTATACCCTCGTCATTAACCTTTTGACCTGTGAGTGCCTCCTCCACCTTTTCGGCCAATAAACCATTAAATGGTGCGGCGATAAAATTCGCTAAGGTGCTAAAGAAATAGGAAAACGTTGCAATGATGGTAAGCGCCAATAAAGGCCACAACACGTAACTTAGCCAAGACAAAAACTCGGGCAGTTGACCAACCCAGTTGTCAATCCAACCATTTAGGTGTGAGAAGAGATAGTAAAGCGCACCGCCAACCAGCAGCAGATTCGCTAGCAGTGGCAAAATAATGAAGCGTCGGATACGTGGAGCAAAGGCCAGCTCGAGGCCGTAGAAAAAATAGCCAAACCCACTGCGTTGATTATACTCAGTATTCATCTCGTTGTTCTGCAAAAGAAATAGAACGTTTATTGTACTCATCTGGTGAGAGAAAAAAAGCGTGGAAGAAATCACACCAATTACGGAACTTATGACATTAATTTGTTCTAACTCTCTTGTTATCTTTGGTAAAGTAACACGATAATGATGTTTTAACTGACCCGCAGAGACCTTTCAAAGTTTTGTCACTGGTGTGTCTTGGGGAATATGAGAGTAAAAAATGCAGGAATTGCGATTCGTACTCATTGTTGTCGGTGCTCTGGCAATTGCAGCGTTGCTGTTTCACGGATTATGGACAAGTAAGAAAGAAGGAAAAGCCAAGTTCGGTGATAAGCCACTCAGTAAACTGGATTTGAGTGAAAACGATACGCAGGAAAGTACACTGAGCGTTGCGCCTGAAGATGATTTTGAAATTATTCGCAAAGAGCGTAAAGAACCTGCGTTTGAAGAGAACATGCCTTTCTCACCAGATCCTTTAATTGGCGACCCATTGATCGACGATTTAGACAATCAAGATAGAAGATTCGCTGAGCCTGCCCAAGCTGTCAGAAATGATGATGTTGAGATTACGCCAAGTTTTTCTGCATCGGAAACCACTGAACCTGTTGAAGATGAGTTGGTTTTGCCCTCAGAACAAGTTGAGCTCAAACAGAACAACATCCTTGGAAGTGAAGCCCAGACAGAAGCTGAACCTGAGATGGAAGTGATTGTTTTAAATGTTCACTGTGCAGGAGAGGATCCGTTTGTTGGTACTCGACTGTTTGACAGCATGCAGCAAAACGGGCTGATTTACGGTGAAATGGACATTTTCCATCGCCATGCAGATTTATCAGGGAACGGTAAAGTGCTCTTTAGTGTTGCCAATATGATGCACCCAGGCACGTTAAAACACGATGATCCGGCGACTTTTACCACTAAAGGCATCTCCTTTTTCATGACGCTGCCTTGCTATGGTGATGCCGAGCAGAATTTCAAGCTGATGCTGAAAACTGCCCAGCAGATTGCTGACGACTTGGGGGCAAATGTGCTTGATGACCGTCGCAACCTGATAACGCCCGACAGATTGGCCGCGTACAGACGCCAAATTGTTGAGTTTAAGACCACAAAGTCTTAAGCTTCCAGGTTAACCGTCAGGGCTCCCAAGGGAGCCCTTTTTTATAGTGCTTAAGGACTGGAAGATGTCTGAATCGATATTGAATAGACTAGAAGAACTCAAACAACAGCTCCATTACCATGCGTTTCGCTATTATGTCGAAGATAATCCGGAAATTCCCGACGCAGAATATGACCGAATGATGCGCGAGTTGATTGATATTGAAACTGCTCATCCCGATTTAGTGACCCTAGATTCACCAAGCCGCCGAGTTGGTGGTATGCCGCTTGAGAGCTTTGATCAAGTTACACATGAAATCCCAATGTTGTCTCTAGACAACGCGTTTAGTGATGAAGAGCTAGCTGCTTTCCACAAACGCGCGCAGGACAGATTAGCAGGTTCGTCGATTGACGTGTTTTGCTGCGAGCCGAAATTGGACGGTTTAGCCGTGAGTCTGCTCTATGAAAATGGCATCTTAGTTCAGGCTGCGACTCGCGGGGACGGAACAACAGGGGAGAACATCACTGAAAATGTTCGAACTATCTCATCTGTGCCATTAAAACTGAATGGTCAAGGCTGGCCGGTTCGCCTTGAAGTTCGCGGTGAGGTGTTTATGCCGAAAGCCGGTTTTGAGCAGCTTAACGAGAAAGCGCGTAAAAAAGGCGAGAAGGTGTTCGTTAACCCGCGCAATGCAGCAGCGGGCAGTTTGCGTCAACTGGATTCACGCATCACCGCATCACGTCCGTTGGCTTTCTATGCCTACAGTGTTGGTGTGGTCGAAGGCGCAATGCTCTCTTCTAGCCACCATCAACGCTTTCTTCAGTTAAAGCAGTGGGGGTTACCAATGTGCCCTCAAACCAAAAAAGTGTCAGGGCTTGAAGAAGTGCGTGCCTACTACGCTGATATTCTTGCTCATCGCGACGTCCTGCCTTACGAGATAGACGGTGTGGTGATCAAAATAGACGATATTGCGGTTCAAGAACAACTCGGGTTTGTGGCGCGTGCACCACGTTGGGCGATTGCCTACAAGTTTCCTGCGCAAGAAGAGATCACTCTCTTAAATGATGTCGAGTTTCAGGTTGGTCGTACAGGTGCTATTACACCCGTTGCAAAGCTAGAACCTATTTTTGTCGGCGGCGTTACGGTGAGTAACGCCACCTTGCACAATGCCGATGAGATAGCACGTCTTGGTGTGATGATTGGTGATAGTGTGGTGATTCGCCGCGCTGGTGACGTTATCCCGCAGGTTGTTTCTGTCGTTCGTGATCGCCGCACGGGCAGTGAACTGCCAATCGAGTTTCCTACAAACTGCCCAGTCTGCCATTCTCATGTTGAGAGAGTGGAAGGGGAGGCTGTCGCCCGATGTACAGGGGGGCTAGTCTGTCAGGCACAGCGTAAAGAAGCGCTGAAACATTTTGTCTCCCGTAAGGCTCTGGATGTGGATGGGTTAGGCGAAAAAGTGATTGAACAACTGGTCGACAGAGAAATGGTCGAGACGCCAGCCGATCTCTTCCGTTTGTCGGCGGGGGTACTGACGGTGTTAGATCGTATGGGACCTAAATCGGCACAAAATGTGGTGAACGCTCTGAATAAAGCGAAGCACACCACGTTACCACGCTTTCTCTACTCACTCGGTATCCGAGAAGTCGGAGAGGCGACGGCTGCGAACCTTGCTCGACATTTTAAAACGCTGGACAAGTTGCAAGTTGCGACCCATGACGAGCTGGTTGAGGTGCAAGATATTGGCGAGGTCGTTGCGAGCCATATTACGGCATTTTTCTCGGAAGAAAAGAACCAAGCGGTGGTGCAAGATCTGCTTGCTCAGGGGATACATTGGCCTGACATTGTCGAGCCGAATGTTCAAACACAGCAGCCTTTGGCTGGGAAAATAGTTGTTTTAACCGGAACGCTGACTCAACTTAACCGTGATGAAGCTAAAGCGGCACTTGAATCTCTAGGTGCCAAAGTGACAGGAAGTGTTTCCAAAAAAACAGACATACTGTTTGCCGGGGAAGCGGCAGGCTCCAAGTTAGTTAAAGCGCAAGAGCTTGGGGTTGAGATAAGAAGCGAACAAGATCTCCTCGCTCTGCTATAAAGAACAAAATTCAGAGAAATCTAAAACCCTCTAAAGGAAACTTTAGAGGGTTATTTTTTTATCAAAAATAATCCCGTCCACAATAGGAGAACAACCCTTGCAGATTCTGCTGTGAGCAACCTCACCACTTGATTTCATTTTGTTTCTCACTCCGAAAAATGCGACGCACTTCAATGTGTTTGTTTTATCATATTGTTTTTAAAGGTTTTTTCTGAACTTTTCTCTGTCAGGTGAAAATTAGATCTTGATCAATCTA is part of the Vibrio cidicii genome and encodes:
- the cysZ gene encoding sulfate transporter CysZ, which gives rise to MNTEYNQRSGFGYFFYGLELAFAPRIRRFIILPLLANLLLVGGALYYLFSHLNGWIDNWVGQLPEFLSWLSYVLWPLLALTIIATFSYFFSTLANFIAAPFNGLLAEKVEEALTGQKVNDEGITAVLKDVPRALAREWRKLLYVLPKVIGLFILLLIPALGQTLGPVLWFIFTAWMLAIQYCDYPFDNHKVPFNDMRNTLKQNQTKAYTFGAVVSIFTSIPILNLFVMPIAVCGATAMWVNEFKR
- the zipA gene encoding cell division protein ZipA, with the protein product MQELRFVLIVVGALAIAALLFHGLWTSKKEGKAKFGDKPLSKLDLSENDTQESTLSVAPEDDFEIIRKERKEPAFEENMPFSPDPLIGDPLIDDLDNQDRRFAEPAQAVRNDDVEITPSFSASETTEPVEDELVLPSEQVELKQNNILGSEAQTEAEPEMEVIVLNVHCAGEDPFVGTRLFDSMQQNGLIYGEMDIFHRHADLSGNGKVLFSVANMMHPGTLKHDDPATFTTKGISFFMTLPCYGDAEQNFKLMLKTAQQIADDLGANVLDDRRNLITPDRLAAYRRQIVEFKTTKS
- the ligA gene encoding NAD-dependent DNA ligase LigA → MSESILNRLEELKQQLHYHAFRYYVEDNPEIPDAEYDRMMRELIDIETAHPDLVTLDSPSRRVGGMPLESFDQVTHEIPMLSLDNAFSDEELAAFHKRAQDRLAGSSIDVFCCEPKLDGLAVSLLYENGILVQAATRGDGTTGENITENVRTISSVPLKLNGQGWPVRLEVRGEVFMPKAGFEQLNEKARKKGEKVFVNPRNAAAGSLRQLDSRITASRPLAFYAYSVGVVEGAMLSSSHHQRFLQLKQWGLPMCPQTKKVSGLEEVRAYYADILAHRDVLPYEIDGVVIKIDDIAVQEQLGFVARAPRWAIAYKFPAQEEITLLNDVEFQVGRTGAITPVAKLEPIFVGGVTVSNATLHNADEIARLGVMIGDSVVIRRAGDVIPQVVSVVRDRRTGSELPIEFPTNCPVCHSHVERVEGEAVARCTGGLVCQAQRKEALKHFVSRKALDVDGLGEKVIEQLVDREMVETPADLFRLSAGVLTVLDRMGPKSAQNVVNALNKAKHTTLPRFLYSLGIREVGEATAANLARHFKTLDKLQVATHDELVEVQDIGEVVASHITAFFSEEKNQAVVQDLLAQGIHWPDIVEPNVQTQQPLAGKIVVLTGTLTQLNRDEAKAALESLGAKVTGSVSKKTDILFAGEAAGSKLVKAQELGVEIRSEQDLLALL